One genomic window of Evansella cellulosilytica DSM 2522 includes the following:
- the trpB gene encoding tryptophan synthase subunit beta, protein MSMREDEKRGYFGEFGGSFIPEELQKVMDILEENFENYRNDPEFIEEYKYYLKEFVGRENPLTYAKNISEKFGGAKIYLKREDLNHTGAHKINNVIGQILLAKRMGAKRIIAETGAGQHGVATATACAMFNMDCTVYMGKLDTERQALNVFRMELLGAKVISVDAGQGRLKDAVDAALGDLVENYENTFYLLGSAVGPHPFPSMVKHFQSIISEESKQQILEKEGKLPTAVVACAGGGSNAIGAFAHYIDEKDVRLIGVEPAEAPTLTEGVPAVIHGFKCLTLLDEDGNPRPTYSISAGLDYPGIGPEHSYLKESGRAEYVAVTGDEALEAFQLLSKEEGIIPALESSHAIAHAVKLAKELSKDDILIVNLSGRGDKDVEQVFKMINQ, encoded by the coding sequence ATGAGTATGAGAGAAGACGAGAAGAGAGGTTATTTTGGTGAGTTTGGTGGTAGTTTTATTCCTGAAGAGCTTCAAAAGGTCATGGACATTTTGGAAGAAAACTTTGAGAATTACCGAAACGATCCCGAATTCATTGAGGAATACAAATACTACTTAAAGGAATTTGTAGGTAGAGAAAATCCTTTAACTTATGCCAAAAATATATCAGAAAAGTTTGGTGGAGCAAAAATTTATTTAAAGCGCGAGGACTTAAATCATACTGGCGCACACAAGATTAATAATGTTATAGGGCAAATACTTCTTGCAAAACGTATGGGTGCCAAAAGAATCATCGCTGAAACAGGTGCCGGACAGCATGGTGTAGCAACAGCCACAGCGTGCGCGATGTTTAATATGGATTGTACGGTATATATGGGTAAGTTAGACACGGAGCGACAAGCATTAAATGTGTTTCGAATGGAATTACTTGGTGCGAAGGTCATTTCAGTTGATGCAGGACAAGGTAGATTAAAAGATGCTGTTGATGCTGCATTAGGTGACCTTGTTGAAAACTATGAAAATACATTTTATTTACTAGGCTCAGCCGTTGGTCCACATCCGTTCCCATCGATGGTAAAGCATTTTCAATCAATTATTAGTGAAGAGTCAAAGCAACAAATTCTTGAAAAAGAAGGAAAGCTCCCTACAGCTGTCGTAGCATGTGCTGGAGGAGGAAGCAACGCAATTGGTGCTTTCGCTCATTATATAGACGAAAAGGACGTACGTCTTATAGGGGTAGAACCAGCAGAAGCGCCTACTTTAACAGAAGGTGTTCCAGCTGTCATTCATGGCTTTAAGTGCTTAACGTTGTTAGATGAAGACGGAAACCCTAGGCCAACATATTCTATCTCTGCTGGATTAGATTATCCAGGAATTGGTCCAGAGCATAGTTATTTAAAGGAATCTGGACGTGCCGAATATGTTGCAGTAACAGGCGACGAAGCACTAGAGGCGTTTCAGCTTCTATCAAAAGAGGAAGGGATTATCCCTGCTTTGGAAAGCTCTCATGCAATAGCGCATGCAGTTAAGCTAGCAAAAGAGCTATCAAAAGATGATATCCTTATCGTTAATTTATCCGGTCGTGGCGATAAAGACGTAGAGCAAGTATTTAAGATGATTAATCAATAA
- a CDS encoding gamma-glutamylcyclotransferase family protein, giving the protein MKKKHFVFCYGTLRKNESNHHLLKDANCICEHSLTEGKMFDTGYGYPVIIQDAISKVHGELYEITDEELDMLDRLEGYESRSAQHNLYERIRQKVITHKGEYEAFVYIEGVNQNLCTTYIEHGDWKVYRKNREDD; this is encoded by the coding sequence ATGAAAAAAAAACATTTCGTTTTTTGTTATGGAACATTAAGGAAGAACGAGTCAAATCATCATTTACTTAAAGATGCTAATTGTATATGTGAGCATAGCTTAACAGAGGGAAAAATGTTTGATACAGGTTATGGATACCCTGTTATCATACAAGACGCTATTTCCAAAGTGCATGGAGAGCTTTATGAAATTACCGATGAAGAGCTCGATATGTTAGATCGGTTAGAAGGCTATGAGAGTAGAAGCGCACAACACAATTTGTACGAGAGGATACGGCAAAAAGTGATAACTCATAAAGGGGAGTATGAGGCCTTTGTTTATATAGAGGGAGTGAACCAAAATCTATGCACTACGTATATTGAGCATGGTGATTGGAAGGTCTATCGTAAAAATAGGGAAGATGACTAA